A single genomic interval of Alistipes provencensis harbors:
- a CDS encoding TonB-dependent receptor has product MENIQAKQYPCFKRWNRKGWSVFASLRRYVTIGVLSAGMSILLLATQGASAQNADTSAVLKTLRIREVGITGSQMAPARNAQSHTPLFDRKAQAPAPLQTLEAALRLAPSVDVRERGGKGAQADIFIRGGSFDQTMVLLNGIDFTDARTGHQSHALPVDLDCISSVELIDGVPGVGAYAGAVNVRTAPLRPAYLRFEGSGGQYGYAYTNLSGAVSAGRFSVLGAVSYRRSDGYRHNTDFSNYNAFVRATCDGGRAGFFDLQAGWQDRDFGSNGFYAAYNPDQWEHTSTALASLRWLKTAGRFSLGAAASYRKNFDRYDWTRGTAMNRHNTDNAGAKLWADCRWAAGVTSAGGDWAFNHIYSTNLGEKLAVPEGHYTHAKARHTGNLWLRHAKQWRRFDAAASAGVSLTPYGTSALWSLSAGWTPAEGLHVGAGAWQSMRLPTFTDLYYTSPAQINNLDLTPEHAVTYRLGTDYLKRCWNVSAQAYYRAGRDIIDWVWREDMDGKWHSEQSSRLDTYGIELAGGYAVPEGFLRRVTLSYGYITTDRNADVVAKSAMDFMRHKAALAVEVCFLRRMSLALTGSVYDRNGSYADYPRPGDSSVSEVRDYEPYFLLDGRLSWEKGACRLYVDATNITDARYCDIGGLRLPGFWCTGGVVLTIGR; this is encoded by the coding sequence ATGGAAAACATCCAAGCAAAGCAGTACCCCTGCTTCAAGCGCTGGAACCGCAAGGGCTGGTCGGTCTTTGCGAGCCTCCGCCGCTATGTAACCATCGGGGTTCTCTCTGCCGGGATGTCGATCCTGCTGCTTGCGACGCAAGGTGCGTCCGCGCAGAATGCCGACACGTCCGCTGTCCTCAAGACCTTGAGGATCCGGGAGGTAGGCATCACCGGGAGCCAGATGGCTCCCGCGCGCAACGCCCAGTCGCACACCCCGCTTTTCGACCGGAAAGCTCAGGCCCCGGCGCCTCTCCAGACGCTGGAAGCCGCCCTGCGCCTCGCGCCTTCGGTCGATGTCCGCGAACGCGGAGGCAAGGGTGCGCAGGCCGACATCTTCATCCGGGGAGGCTCTTTCGACCAGACCATGGTCCTTCTCAACGGCATCGATTTCACCGATGCCCGCACCGGGCACCAGTCCCACGCGCTGCCCGTCGATCTCGATTGCATTTCGTCCGTCGAACTGATCGACGGCGTGCCGGGCGTCGGCGCCTATGCCGGGGCTGTGAATGTCCGCACCGCGCCGCTGCGGCCCGCGTACCTGCGCTTCGAAGGCTCGGGCGGTCAGTATGGCTATGCCTATACGAATCTTTCGGGTGCGGTGAGTGCGGGCCGCTTCTCGGTGCTCGGCGCGGTCTCGTACCGCCGCAGCGACGGCTACCGGCACAACACCGATTTCTCCAATTACAACGCCTTCGTGCGTGCGACCTGCGACGGCGGGCGGGCCGGGTTCTTCGACCTGCAGGCCGGGTGGCAGGACCGCGATTTCGGCTCCAACGGCTTCTATGCGGCCTACAATCCCGACCAGTGGGAGCATACCTCGACGGCGCTGGCCTCGCTGCGGTGGCTGAAAACCGCGGGCCGCTTCTCGCTGGGGGCTGCCGCGAGCTACCGCAAGAATTTCGACCGCTACGACTGGACCCGCGGCACGGCGATGAACCGCCACAATACGGACAACGCCGGAGCGAAGCTCTGGGCCGACTGCCGTTGGGCGGCGGGCGTGACCTCCGCGGGCGGCGACTGGGCCTTCAACCACATTTACAGCACGAATCTGGGCGAGAAGCTCGCGGTTCCCGAGGGGCACTACACCCACGCCAAGGCGCGCCATACGGGCAACCTCTGGCTGCGGCACGCGAAGCAGTGGCGGCGTTTCGACGCGGCGGCTTCGGCAGGCGTCAGCCTCACACCCTACGGTACGTCGGCGCTGTGGAGCCTCTCGGCCGGGTGGACACCCGCCGAGGGCCTGCATGTCGGGGCCGGAGCGTGGCAGTCGATGCGCCTGCCGACCTTCACGGACTTGTACTACACCTCCCCGGCCCAGATCAACAACCTCGATCTTACACCGGAACACGCTGTGACATATCGCCTTGGCACGGATTACCTAAAGCGTTGCTGGAACGTATCGGCACAGGCTTACTACCGTGCCGGACGCGACATCATCGACTGGGTTTGGCGCGAGGACATGGACGGCAAGTGGCATTCGGAACAGTCGAGCCGTCTCGACACCTACGGTATTGAACTCGCGGGCGGCTATGCGGTTCCGGAGGGCTTCCTGCGTCGCGTGACGCTCTCTTACGGCTACATCACGACCGACCGGAATGCGGATGTCGTGGCCAAAAGCGCCATGGATTTCATGCGCCACAAGGCGGCCTTGGCCGTCGAGGTGTGTTTCCTGCGGCGGATGTCGCTGGCGCTGACCGGTTCGGTCTACGACCGCAACGGCAGTTATGCCGACTATCCCCGGCCGGGCGACTCCTCCGTCAGCGAGGTGCGCGACTACGAACCCTATTTCCTGCTCGACGGACGTCTGTCGTGGGAAAAAGGCGCCTGCCGTCTCTATGTCGATGCCACGAACATCACCGACGCCCGCTACTGCGACATCGGCGGCCTTCGCCTGCCGGGATTCTGGTGTACGGGCGGGGTGGTGCTGACCATCGGCAGGTAA
- the pelA gene encoding pectate lyase, whose product MKKTIIALTLGIAAFSAAAQSQPQVSSKRFADAVNHWNKEHGKQTYERYKPDQFREIADNIVAYQNADGGWPKNLDVTAKLDPDSVKASLKPRHRLSTLDNANVYTQVEYLSNVFELTGDSVYSTSARRGMEYMLATQYPNGGWRGWDADAVTFNDGIIYGVLSTWQEVLTGKSRYAWVDDGLKSRIRASWDRGIELILKTQWVQDGVKTVWAQQYDHETLQPVKARAYELPALSASESADIVMLLMRIKKPSPEVVEAVKAAAAWFDHTKITGKKVETVSVPGGLAEDPKIKKDRILVDDPEAAPIWPRYSELSDNRPFFATREGVKVYDLREVPAERRVGYSWYGTWGGKVLKKYPEWLRKFGK is encoded by the coding sequence ATGAAAAAGACAATCATAGCTTTAACACTCGGTATTGCGGCCTTTTCCGCCGCTGCCCAGTCGCAGCCGCAGGTTTCGTCCAAACGTTTCGCCGATGCCGTGAACCACTGGAACAAGGAGCACGGCAAACAGACTTACGAACGCTATAAGCCCGACCAGTTCCGCGAGATCGCCGACAACATCGTGGCCTACCAGAACGCCGACGGCGGCTGGCCCAAAAACCTCGATGTCACGGCCAAACTCGACCCCGATTCGGTGAAAGCCTCGCTCAAGCCGCGCCACCGGCTCTCGACGCTCGACAACGCCAATGTCTATACGCAGGTGGAGTACCTTTCGAATGTCTTCGAGCTGACCGGCGACAGCGTTTACAGCACCTCCGCCCGCCGGGGCATGGAGTATATGCTTGCGACGCAATATCCCAACGGCGGCTGGCGGGGCTGGGACGCCGATGCCGTGACCTTCAACGACGGCATCATCTACGGCGTGCTCTCGACTTGGCAGGAGGTGCTGACGGGAAAATCCCGCTATGCATGGGTCGACGACGGCCTGAAATCTCGCATCCGGGCGTCGTGGGACCGGGGCATCGAACTGATCCTCAAGACCCAGTGGGTGCAGGACGGCGTGAAGACCGTCTGGGCCCAGCAGTACGACCACGAGACCCTCCAGCCCGTCAAGGCCCGCGCCTACGAACTCCCGGCGCTGTCGGCCTCCGAGAGTGCCGACATCGTGATGCTGCTGATGCGCATTAAGAAGCCCTCGCCCGAGGTCGTCGAGGCCGTCAAAGCCGCCGCTGCGTGGTTCGACCATACGAAAATCACGGGCAAGAAGGTCGAGACCGTTTCGGTGCCCGGGGGGCTTGCCGAGGACCCGAAGATCAAGAAAGACCGGATTCTGGTCGATGACCCCGAAGCCGCTCCGATCTGGCCGCGTTACAGCGAGCTGTCCGACAACCGGCCCTTTTTCGCCACGCGCGAGGGCGTGAAGGTCTACGACCTGCGCGAAGTCCCCGCCGAACGGCGTGTGGGCTATTCGTGGTACGGGACGTGGGGCGGCAAGGTGCTGAAAAAGTATCCCGAGTGGCTCCGGAAATTCGGAAAATAA
- a CDS encoding cysteate synthase encodes MKDFTPTSYTLECVATGRQFEDTGWMLTDPQYKEPSLIRAKYASKQLDVKPADWGLYRFADWMPVRRILKGSSAPVTYKSKGLAEYLGLKNLWITFNGYYPAIGATMTTCSFKETEAYSVCGRAAADEQRVLVVASAGNTARAFAKVCSDNNIKLLLSVPFDNIDALWFDQPLNPCVKLIACDKGGDYFDAIYLSDLALKGPGFYAEGGAKNIARRDGMACTVLSAVTTIGRIPDYYFQAVGSGTGAIAAWEANMRLIEDGRFGSNTMKIMVSQNAPFVPMYDAWRAGSRKMLPYDADKARRDAEIIDAKVLSNRHPPYAIAGGLYDALKATGGDFFVATNAMARKARKLFHDLEGVDIYSAAGVATASLINAVNAGKIEKDATVMLNITGGGEEHFKEGKELWYLKPSHVFPLDPDPANVVETVEALFN; translated from the coding sequence ATGAAAGATTTTACACCTACTTCCTACACTTTGGAGTGTGTCGCCACGGGGCGCCAGTTCGAAGATACCGGGTGGATGCTCACCGACCCGCAGTATAAGGAGCCGTCGCTCATCCGCGCCAAATACGCCAGCAAGCAGCTCGACGTGAAACCCGCCGACTGGGGCCTCTACCGCTTCGCGGACTGGATGCCCGTGCGGCGTATCCTCAAAGGTTCGTCGGCCCCCGTGACCTACAAGAGCAAGGGGCTGGCCGAGTACCTCGGACTGAAAAACCTCTGGATCACCTTCAACGGCTACTATCCGGCCATCGGCGCCACGATGACCACCTGCTCGTTCAAGGAGACCGAAGCCTACTCGGTCTGCGGCCGCGCCGCTGCCGACGAACAGCGCGTGCTGGTCGTGGCTTCGGCCGGAAATACGGCCCGCGCCTTCGCCAAGGTCTGCTCCGACAACAACATCAAACTGCTGCTGTCGGTTCCCTTCGACAATATCGACGCACTGTGGTTCGACCAGCCGCTGAACCCTTGCGTGAAACTCATCGCGTGCGATAAGGGCGGCGACTATTTCGACGCCATCTACCTGAGCGATCTGGCGCTGAAAGGCCCGGGCTTCTATGCCGAGGGCGGTGCCAAGAACATCGCGCGCCGCGACGGCATGGCCTGCACGGTCCTCTCGGCCGTGACGACCATCGGCCGCATTCCCGACTACTATTTTCAGGCCGTGGGCAGCGGCACGGGCGCCATCGCTGCTTGGGAGGCCAATATGCGTCTCATCGAGGACGGACGCTTCGGCTCGAACACCATGAAGATCATGGTGTCGCAGAACGCCCCGTTCGTCCCGATGTACGACGCTTGGCGGGCCGGTTCGCGCAAGATGCTGCCTTACGACGCCGACAAGGCGCGCCGCGATGCGGAGATCATCGACGCCAAGGTGCTGTCGAACCGTCATCCGCCCTATGCCATCGCCGGCGGGCTCTACGACGCGCTGAAAGCCACCGGAGGCGATTTCTTCGTGGCCACGAACGCCATGGCCCGCAAGGCCCGCAAACTTTTCCACGACCTCGAGGGCGTCGACATCTATTCGGCGGCCGGCGTCGCCACGGCGTCGCTCATCAACGCCGTGAACGCCGGAAAGATCGAGAAGGACGCCACCGTCATGCTCAACATCACGGGCGGCGGCGAGGAGCATTTCAAGGAGGGCAAAGAGCTCTGGTACCTCAAGCCGAGCCACGTCTTTCCGCTCGACCCCGATCCCGCGAACGTGGTGGAGACGGTCGAGGCGCTGTTCAACTGA
- the nspC gene encoding carboxynorspermidine decarboxylase, translating into MIDFLKLPSPCYVLDEELLDRNLAAVDRVRRESGAEIIVALKACAMWSIFPELAQHSDGATASSAAEARLVFEEFGKPAHTYAPTYTDRNIDEILRCSDHITFNSVSQFQRFGQRALISGLSCGLRINPQYSPVETDLYNPCVPGSRLGVTAEQLAAHGGLPDGVEGLHFHVLCESRPEHLQKALEAVERHFGQYLDRIKWLNMGGGHLMTASWYDCDALIALLKGFRARHPHLRLILEPGSAFTWRTGYLVSTVEDVVENGGVHTAMLDVSFACHMPDCLEMPYKPAIIGAHDPAEGEKRWRMGGTSCLAGDFYGDWAFDHDLKVGERVVFEDMIHYTMVKTTMFNGVQHPAIVIARRDGRTDIIREFGYEDFRNRMS; encoded by the coding sequence ATGATTGACTTTCTGAAACTGCCTTCGCCGTGCTACGTTCTCGACGAGGAACTGCTGGACCGGAATCTGGCTGCTGTCGACCGCGTGCGCCGGGAATCGGGCGCCGAAATTATCGTGGCCCTGAAGGCATGCGCCATGTGGAGTATTTTCCCCGAGCTGGCGCAGCACTCCGACGGAGCGACTGCAAGTTCTGCTGCCGAGGCGCGCCTCGTCTTCGAGGAGTTCGGAAAGCCCGCCCACACCTATGCCCCGACCTATACGGACCGCAATATCGACGAGATACTGCGTTGCAGCGACCATATCACCTTCAATTCCGTCTCCCAGTTCCAACGCTTCGGCCAACGGGCGCTCATCAGCGGCCTCTCGTGCGGCCTGCGGATCAATCCGCAGTATTCGCCCGTCGAGACCGACCTCTACAACCCCTGCGTTCCCGGCTCCCGGTTGGGTGTCACGGCGGAACAACTGGCGGCGCACGGCGGCCTTCCCGACGGCGTCGAGGGACTCCATTTCCACGTCCTCTGCGAGTCGCGCCCGGAACACCTGCAAAAAGCGCTGGAGGCCGTCGAGCGGCATTTCGGACAATACCTCGACCGGATCAAATGGCTCAACATGGGGGGCGGCCACCTGATGACCGCCTCGTGGTACGACTGCGACGCGCTGATCGCCCTGCTGAAGGGTTTCAGGGCCCGGCATCCGCACCTGCGGCTGATCCTCGAACCCGGCAGCGCCTTCACATGGCGCACGGGCTATCTGGTTTCGACCGTCGAGGACGTCGTCGAGAATGGCGGGGTGCATACGGCGATGCTCGACGTGTCGTTCGCCTGCCACATGCCCGACTGCCTTGAAATGCCCTATAAACCCGCCATCATCGGGGCGCACGATCCCGCCGAGGGCGAAAAACGCTGGCGCATGGGCGGCACGAGCTGTCTTGCGGGCGACTTCTACGGCGACTGGGCCTTCGACCACGACCTGAAAGTGGGGGAGCGCGTCGTTTTCGAAGATATGATCCACTACACGATGGTCAAGACCACGATGTTCAACGGCGTCCAGCACCCCGCGATCGTCATCGCCCGCCGCGACGGCCGCACGGACATTATCCGCGAGTTCGGCTACGAAGATTTCAGGAACCGCATGTCGTAA
- a CDS encoding saccharopine dehydrogenase family protein, producing the protein MCKALIIGAGGVGTVVTQKIAANPVFTDVMLASRTKSKCDAVAAAIGGNRVKTAEVDADNVPQLCELFRAFRPDIVVNVALPYQDLTIMDACLECGCNYLDTANYEPKDEAHFEYSWQWAYQDRFKAAGLTAILGCGFDPGVTAIFTAYAAKHHFDEIHYLDIVDCNAGNHGMAFATNFNPEINIREVTQKGRYYENGEWVVTEPHEIHRPLNYPGIGERESYVIYHEELESLVKNYPTIRRARFWMTFGQEYLTHLRVIQNIGMARIDPIIYNGVEIVPIQFLKAVLPDPKSLGANYHGQTSIGCRIKGVKDGKERTYYIYNNCDHEEAFRQTGTQAVSFTTGVPAALGASMWAKGLWRGAGVFNVEEFDPDPFLAELGEQGLPWHELFDVNLEV; encoded by the coding sequence ATGTGTAAAGCGCTGATTATCGGTGCGGGAGGCGTCGGCACCGTGGTGACCCAGAAGATCGCCGCCAATCCCGTGTTCACGGATGTGATGCTGGCCAGCCGCACCAAATCCAAATGCGATGCCGTGGCGGCCGCCATCGGCGGCAACCGGGTGAAGACCGCCGAGGTCGATGCCGACAACGTGCCGCAGCTCTGCGAACTCTTCCGCGCGTTCCGTCCCGACATCGTAGTCAACGTCGCGCTGCCGTATCAGGACCTCACGATCATGGACGCTTGCCTCGAGTGCGGCTGCAACTACCTCGACACGGCCAACTACGAACCCAAGGATGAGGCGCATTTCGAATACTCGTGGCAGTGGGCCTATCAGGACCGTTTCAAGGCCGCGGGCCTCACGGCAATCCTCGGCTGCGGCTTCGATCCGGGCGTGACGGCCATCTTCACGGCCTATGCCGCCAAGCACCATTTCGACGAGATCCACTACCTCGACATCGTCGACTGCAATGCCGGCAATCACGGCATGGCTTTCGCCACGAACTTCAACCCCGAGATCAACATCCGCGAGGTGACCCAGAAGGGGCGTTACTACGAGAACGGAGAGTGGGTCGTGACCGAGCCGCACGAGATTCACCGGCCGCTCAACTATCCGGGCATCGGCGAGCGCGAATCGTATGTCATCTACCACGAGGAGCTGGAATCGCTCGTCAAGAACTATCCCACGATCAGGCGGGCGCGTTTCTGGATGACCTTCGGACAGGAGTACCTGACACACCTGCGCGTGATCCAGAACATCGGCATGGCGCGTATCGACCCGATTATTTATAACGGTGTCGAGATCGTCCCCATTCAGTTCCTGAAGGCGGTTCTTCCCGACCCCAAGTCGCTGGGCGCCAACTACCACGGTCAGACCTCGATCGGCTGCCGCATCAAGGGCGTCAAGGACGGCAAGGAGCGTACCTACTATATCTATAACAACTGCGACCACGAGGAGGCTTTCCGTCAGACCGGCACGCAGGCCGTGTCGTTCACGACGGGCGTTCCCGCAGCGCTGGGCGCCTCGATGTGGGCCAAGGGGCTGTGGCGCGGCGCCGGGGTGTTCAACGTCGAGGAGTTCGATCCCGATCCGTTCCTCGCCGAGCTGGGCGAGCAGGGACTGCCGTGGCATGAGCTGTTCGACGTGAACCTCGAAGTGTAG
- a CDS encoding nitroreductase family protein — MADNYLERKMEEYRARTASSSAGRRPLVTLSRLLLKNRSHRGYDANFIVREDQLRRIIAVNAKIPSARNQQVLRFRPVLADEAQKVLPHIRLGGALPHLHLPLPGTEPNAFIIICSTAAEDRYVDIDLGISAQSMLLQAAEIGLNGICIGAFDRERIRQEFGLESEPLLILAIGRGIEKIELVPIGADGDRAYYRENGTHYVPKVRPEELTIK, encoded by the coding sequence ATGGCAGACAACTATCTGGAACGGAAAATGGAGGAATACCGGGCCCGGACGGCATCGTCCTCCGCAGGGCGCAGGCCCTTGGTGACGCTGAGCCGGCTGCTGCTGAAAAACCGCAGCCACCGCGGTTACGATGCGAATTTCATCGTCCGCGAGGACCAGCTCCGGCGCATCATCGCAGTAAACGCCAAAATCCCCTCGGCGCGGAATCAGCAGGTGCTGCGGTTCCGGCCCGTGCTGGCCGATGAAGCGCAGAAAGTGTTGCCGCACATCCGCCTCGGAGGGGCCCTGCCCCACCTGCATCTGCCCCTGCCGGGCACCGAACCCAATGCCTTCATCATCATCTGTTCGACCGCAGCGGAAGACCGTTACGTCGACATCGACCTCGGCATCTCGGCCCAGAGCATGCTGCTGCAGGCGGCGGAGATCGGGCTGAACGGCATCTGCATCGGGGCTTTCGACCGGGAGCGCATCCGGCAGGAGTTCGGTTTGGAATCGGAACCGCTGCTGATCCTCGCCATCGGCCGGGGCATCGAAAAGATCGAACTGGTGCCGATCGGTGCGGACGGCGACCGCGCCTACTACCGCGAGAACGGCACGCATTACGTCCCCAAGGTCCGCCCGGAGGAGCTGACGATCAAGTGA
- a CDS encoding helix-turn-helix domain-containing protein, which translates to METPETIYIRNMVCDRCRMVVRELFAELGIETRSVELGVVRTAGPVGNEVRKRLGERLQALGFELLDEPRQQIVEQVKTEIIRLVHRDNGALRVNLSDWLTEATHHEYSQISKLFSETTGTTVEKYFIAQKTERVKELLAYGELSLGEIADLMNYSSAAHLSAQFKSQTGMTPTRFREQAEGRRKPLDKV; encoded by the coding sequence ATGGAAACGCCCGAAACCATATATATCCGCAACATGGTGTGCGACCGCTGCCGGATGGTCGTGCGGGAGCTGTTCGCCGAGCTGGGAATCGAAACCCGCTCGGTCGAGCTGGGCGTGGTGCGCACGGCGGGCCCCGTCGGGAATGAGGTGCGGAAACGGCTGGGCGAACGGCTGCAGGCATTGGGGTTCGAACTCCTCGACGAGCCGAGGCAACAGATCGTCGAGCAGGTAAAGACCGAAATCATCCGGCTGGTGCACCGCGACAACGGGGCCCTGCGGGTCAACCTCTCCGACTGGCTGACCGAAGCCACGCACCACGAATACAGCCAGATCAGCAAACTCTTCTCCGAGACGACCGGGACGACCGTCGAAAAGTATTTCATCGCCCAGAAGACCGAGCGGGTGAAGGAATTGCTGGCCTACGGCGAGCTGTCGCTCGGCGAGATAGCCGACCTGATGAACTATTCGAGCGCCGCCCACCTCAGCGCGCAGTTCAAAAGCCAGACGGGGATGACCCCTACCCGCTTCCGCGAACAGGCCGAGGGGCGCCGGAAACCCCTCGACAAGGTATAA
- a CDS encoding heavy metal translocating P-type ATPase yields MATNHTVKQTFPVADMSCAACAAKVDKVLNNVPGVSRAAVNFAAATALVEYDEAQCSPAALREAVRQAGYDLIVGAGDAAREAEKAAGERYRTLKRRTAWAIALSVPVVVVGMFGMGMPYANEFMWLLSTPVVFVLGRDFFINAWRQLRHGSANMDTLVAGSTGVAYLFSVANMLFPGFWEARGIHPHVYFEAASVIIAFILLGRLLEARARDHTSEAIRKLMGLQPATVIRIGADGQQHETAVGEVRPGDLLLARPGERIAVDGTVAEGSSYVDESMLTGEPVPAAKGPGDAVFAGTVNQRGSFRFTAAKVGGETLLAQIIRLVQEAQGSKAPVQKLVDRIAGIFVPVIIGIALAAFAAWMLFDPENGFSHGLLALVTVLIIACPCALGLATPTAIMAGIGKGAENGILIKDAESLETAVKVDVVVLDKTGTLTEGRPEVTDLVWAGGDDTHRNTLCALEKLSEHPLAEAVATHLGACAPVAVEGFESITGRGVSGTVGGISYYAGNEALMHEHGIAIDDELRTVAERMAGEAKTVIRFADGERTLAVAGITDRLKEHSAEAVRELREQGITVWMLTGDGEAAAREAARRAGIDNYRAGVLPHRKAEFIEALQAEGHTVAMAGDGINDSAALARADLGIAMGRGSDIAMEAAPVTIISSELTKIAEAIRLSRLTVRTIRQNLFWAFIYNLIGVPVAAGALYPLLGVQLDPMIAGAAMAMSSVSVVANSLRLKRAKLHKEKTSKKQRIMKKYQVEGMMCNHCRMHVEKALNSLEGVSASVTLDPPVASVEFAGRVYSDEELQRAVAEAGEYRLTAL; encoded by the coding sequence ATGGCAACGAATCATACCGTCAAACAGACCTTCCCGGTCGCCGACATGAGTTGTGCGGCGTGCGCGGCGAAGGTGGACAAGGTCCTGAACAACGTCCCGGGCGTGAGCCGGGCCGCGGTGAATTTCGCGGCGGCGACCGCTTTGGTGGAGTACGACGAGGCGCAATGCTCGCCCGCCGCGCTGCGGGAAGCCGTGCGGCAGGCCGGGTACGACCTGATCGTCGGGGCCGGGGATGCCGCCCGAGAGGCCGAAAAGGCCGCCGGAGAACGCTACCGCACGCTGAAACGCCGCACGGCGTGGGCCATCGCCCTGTCGGTGCCGGTAGTCGTCGTGGGGATGTTCGGGATGGGGATGCCCTATGCCAACGAGTTCATGTGGCTGTTGTCGACGCCGGTGGTCTTCGTGCTGGGGCGCGATTTCTTCATCAACGCATGGCGGCAGCTCCGCCACGGTTCAGCCAACATGGACACGCTGGTGGCCGGAAGCACTGGAGTGGCCTATCTTTTCAGCGTGGCGAACATGCTCTTTCCCGGATTCTGGGAGGCCCGGGGCATCCATCCCCACGTCTATTTCGAGGCGGCGAGCGTCATCATCGCCTTTATCCTGCTGGGGCGCCTGCTCGAAGCCCGCGCCCGCGACCACACCTCGGAGGCCATCCGCAAACTGATGGGGCTCCAGCCCGCGACCGTAATCCGCATCGGCGCGGACGGGCAGCAACACGAAACCGCGGTCGGCGAGGTACGGCCCGGCGACCTGCTGCTGGCACGTCCCGGCGAACGGATCGCCGTGGACGGAACCGTCGCCGAAGGCAGTTCCTATGTCGATGAAAGCATGCTCACCGGAGAACCCGTGCCGGCGGCCAAAGGGCCCGGGGACGCGGTGTTCGCCGGGACGGTCAACCAGCGGGGAAGTTTCCGCTTCACGGCCGCGAAGGTCGGCGGCGAAACCCTGTTGGCGCAGATCATCCGGCTGGTGCAGGAGGCGCAGGGCAGCAAAGCCCCGGTGCAGAAACTCGTGGACCGCATCGCGGGCATCTTCGTGCCCGTAATCATCGGCATCGCCCTCGCGGCGTTCGCGGCGTGGATGCTGTTCGATCCGGAGAACGGATTTTCGCACGGCCTGCTGGCGCTGGTCACGGTGCTCATCATCGCCTGCCCCTGCGCTCTGGGGCTGGCGACGCCCACGGCCATCATGGCCGGAATCGGCAAAGGAGCCGAGAACGGCATTCTGATAAAGGATGCCGAGAGTCTCGAAACAGCCGTGAAAGTGGATGTCGTGGTGCTGGACAAGACCGGGACGCTGACCGAAGGGCGTCCCGAGGTGACGGACCTCGTATGGGCCGGGGGCGACGACACGCACCGGAACACACTCTGCGCCCTCGAAAAACTGTCGGAACATCCGCTGGCCGAGGCTGTCGCCACGCATCTCGGCGCATGCGCCCCGGTGGCGGTCGAGGGGTTCGAGAGCATCACCGGGCGGGGCGTGAGCGGCACGGTCGGTGGCATCAGTTATTATGCCGGGAACGAAGCCTTGATGCACGAACACGGCATCGCCATCGACGACGAACTCCGCACGGTAGCGGAACGGATGGCCGGGGAAGCCAAAACCGTCATCCGGTTCGCCGACGGGGAGCGGACACTGGCCGTGGCGGGGATTACCGACCGGCTGAAAGAGCATTCGGCGGAGGCTGTCCGGGAGTTGCGCGAACAGGGCATCACGGTCTGGATGCTGACCGGCGACGGCGAGGCGGCGGCCCGCGAAGCGGCCCGCAGGGCGGGCATCGACAACTACCGCGCAGGGGTGCTCCCCCACCGGAAGGCCGAATTCATCGAAGCGCTTCAGGCCGAAGGTCATACGGTGGCCATGGCGGGCGACGGCATCAACGACAGCGCGGCGCTGGCCCGTGCCGACCTCGGAATCGCCATGGGGCGCGGCAGCGACATTGCGATGGAGGCCGCCCCGGTGACGATCATTTCGTCGGAGCTCACGAAGATCGCCGAGGCCATCCGCCTCTCGCGGCTCACGGTGCGCACCATTCGGCAGAACCTCTTCTGGGCGTTCATCTACAACCTGATCGGCGTACCCGTGGCGGCCGGAGCGCTCTATCCGCTGCTGGGGGTCCAGCTCGACCCCATGATCGCGGGGGCGGCGATGGCGATGAGCAGCGTCAGCGTGGTGGCCAACAGCCTGCGCCTGAAACGCGCGAAACTGCACAAGGAAAAAACCAGTAAAAAACAACGGATTATGAAAAAGTATCAAGTGGAAGGCATGATGTGCAACCATTGCCGCATGCATGTGGAAAAAGCGCTCAACAGTCTGGAAGGCGTATCGGCGTCGGTGACGCTCGACCCGCCGGTGGCATCGGTCGAGTTCGCGGGCCGCGTGTACTCCGACGAGGAGTTGCAGCGGGCCGTAGCCGAAGCCGGGGAATACCGGCTGACAGCCCTGTAA